The Prosthecodimorpha staleyi region CGGAGGACCCGTTCCGGAGAGACCACCCGATGCCGACCCTGATCCGCCCCGCGACGCCCGACGATGCCGGCCTTGTCTTCGACTTCGTCATGAAACTCGCCGAATACGAGAACCTGACGCACGAGGTCGACGCCACGGCGGAGGGCATTGCCGACGCCCTGTTCCGGCCGGATCCGAAGGCCTTCTGCGATCTGGCCTTTCGGGATGGCGAACCGGCCGGCTTCGCGCTTTGGTTCTACAATTTCTCGACCTTCCGCGGCCGGCACGGCATCTATCTGGAGGATCTGTTCGTCGAACCGAAGTTCCGCGGTCTCGGCATCGGGCGCGCGCTCCTCGAACGCCTCGCCGCGCGCTGCGTGGCGGAGGGGCTGGCCCGGTTCGAATGGTCGGTGCTCGACTGGAACGCGCCGTCGATCGCCTTCTACCGTTCGCTCGGTGCCGTGCCGAAGGACGAATGGACGATGTTCCAGGTCAGCGATGCAGCCTTGGCGCGGCTCGGGGGCGGGGGCCGGTGAGCGCGACGCACCAGCCTGACCCGGAGCCGCGCGCGCCGGAAATCGCCCTGGTCGCGGCGGTCGCCC contains the following coding sequences:
- a CDS encoding GNAT family N-acetyltransferase; its protein translation is MPTLIRPATPDDAGLVFDFVMKLAEYENLTHEVDATAEGIADALFRPDPKAFCDLAFRDGEPAGFALWFYNFSTFRGRHGIYLEDLFVEPKFRGLGIGRALLERLAARCVAEGLARFEWSVLDWNAPSIAFYRSLGAVPKDEWTMFQVSDAALARLGGGGR